In Cydia amplana chromosome 13, ilCydAmpl1.1, whole genome shotgun sequence, a single genomic region encodes these proteins:
- the LOC134653346 gene encoding uncharacterized protein LOC134653346 isoform X1 — translation MVHRGDGIFSCFSCLVDAMHCLVLSSKMCNKGKCLHCIPVENGCLVLAIISAIGTGLVLLATIILGILAATGLIMASHEPDPDPETHEMRQAVVGLAGIAIGVVLTVVGVASFIAFIFSVLLCNGICKRRPGQVKAYFIYGVLITILTIIASIAQMVNEDDPAPGIGGLVGCLIYCAFLMLVHETYSKLCAGAVFKNHIRLVEDY, via the exons ATGGTGCATAGAGGCGACGGCATCTTTTCCTGTTTCTCTTGCCTCGTAGATGCCATGCATTGCCTGGTACTAAG TTCCAAGATGTGTAACAAAGGTAAATGCCTCCATTGCATCCCCGTCGAAAATGGCTGCCTCGTTCTAGCCATCATAAGTGCG ATTGGCACTGGGCTGGTGCTGCTGGCGACCATCATTCTGGGCATCCTGGCTGCTACAGGCCTCATCATGGCGTCGCATGAACCTGACCCTGACCCAG AAACCCATGAAATGAGGCAAGCGGTCGTGGGTCTGGCCGGGATCGCCATTGGTGTGGTACTCACTGTTGTGGGAGTGGCCTCATTCATCGCTTTCATCTTCTCGGTGCTACTTTGCAATGGAATCTGTAAG CGTCGCCCAGGACAAGTGAAGGCCTACTTCATATACGGTGTCCTGATCACCATACTCACAATCATCGCCTCGATTGCTCAAATGGTCAACGAAGACGACCCTGCTCCTGGCATCGGCGGACTAGTTGGTTGTC TGATCTACTGTGCATTCCTGATGCTGGTGCACGAGACGTACAGCAAGCTGTGCGCGGGCGCTGTCTTCAAAAACCACATCCGCCTGGTTGAAGACTATTAA
- the LOC134653346 gene encoding uncharacterized protein LOC134653346 isoform X2 encodes MCNKGKCLHCIPVENGCLVLAIISAIGTGLVLLATIILGILAATGLIMASHEPDPDPETHEMRQAVVGLAGIAIGVVLTVVGVASFIAFIFSVLLCNGICKRRPGQVKAYFIYGVLITILTIIASIAQMVNEDDPAPGIGGLVGCLIYCAFLMLVHETYSKLCAGAVFKNHIRLVEDY; translated from the exons ATGTGTAACAAAGGTAAATGCCTCCATTGCATCCCCGTCGAAAATGGCTGCCTCGTTCTAGCCATCATAAGTGCG ATTGGCACTGGGCTGGTGCTGCTGGCGACCATCATTCTGGGCATCCTGGCTGCTACAGGCCTCATCATGGCGTCGCATGAACCTGACCCTGACCCAG AAACCCATGAAATGAGGCAAGCGGTCGTGGGTCTGGCCGGGATCGCCATTGGTGTGGTACTCACTGTTGTGGGAGTGGCCTCATTCATCGCTTTCATCTTCTCGGTGCTACTTTGCAATGGAATCTGTAAG CGTCGCCCAGGACAAGTGAAGGCCTACTTCATATACGGTGTCCTGATCACCATACTCACAATCATCGCCTCGATTGCTCAAATGGTCAACGAAGACGACCCTGCTCCTGGCATCGGCGGACTAGTTGGTTGTC TGATCTACTGTGCATTCCTGATGCTGGTGCACGAGACGTACAGCAAGCTGTGCGCGGGCGCTGTCTTCAAAAACCACATCCGCCTGGTTGAAGACTATTAA